The sequence below is a genomic window from Schistocerca nitens isolate TAMUIC-IGC-003100 chromosome 4, iqSchNite1.1, whole genome shotgun sequence.
TTTTGATAACTTGGGAGTGAAACAATAAGAGCAAGCGAGAAAATTCAAACTTAGTACGATGAGGTGGCCTATTTAGTATGTGTGAccaattatcgtgttggaatttgaatttgtgaCCTATTTTTTGTTATGGTTGTAACGGAAATGGCTTTCTTGCTACCAAAATCAGGCctattgaataaataataataaatgattgaacttggcgcgattttctatgttagtggaggtaggccaataataaataataataaatgataataaatgaacataaataataataaattataataaatggtaatgaatgataatgaatgataataaataataatgaataataataaacaaaagtaaggttttgcagccattatcgtgctggaattttctagtggaggcaggtcaataataatgaatgataataaataataataaatgataatgaatgttaataaatgataaataataataaaaggcagGTACGGTTTTGCatacattatcctgctcaaatggttcaaatggctctgagcactatgggactcaactgctgaggtcattagtcccctagaacttagaactagttaaacctaactaacctaaggacatcacaaacatccatgcccaaggcaggattcgaaactgcgaccgtagcggtcttgcggttccagactgcagcgcctttaaccgcacggccacttcggccggcaccattatcctgctggaattcaaacttcccgccattttttcttgaggttaggttagtggacgtagcataattggcctattttcctcccaaaagccgccatcttggatgacgtcatgcgctgttgccaagtctacgtccgccatcttggatgatgtcatcgccacagtcttgaataaatttggcaacaatgcagcgtgtcttgGCGCAAAGGTTGTCCCACTACTTTTGTTGCTCCAGCGAACTACGATAAATTGTTGCTAGAAGCGTAGCAAGTTCTTGCGCATAATCTTTGTTGAATCTTACAGGTATATCATCTGGTTCTGATGCATttacactactaagcgattgtaatgGCTTTCCTATTCCGTGAGTGGGTATCTCAGTGCCTGCCATTTggacgttcgtacgatgattggCGTCACAGACCGTATcgcgatcttccgcggtgaaacaatttcggaagaccgaattcagtattatgaccttctctctgttatcttccgtttattTGCTAGTATgggaactaaatgataataaatgatttcGGACAGCTTAGAATTTTTACTCCTGTAATATGTTCTTCAAGTCACTAGCACTTTGTAGAAGCGGGAACATCCGTCTGGTTGCTCTGGGAAATGTACAAGGGCAAGTGACTGACTTCAAGCTGTCATTGCTCGGAAATAATGCGTTGCACCGTGAAGTATTAATCACGTAATATGTGATCGGAGACTCTTCGAGCGCCCATACTCTAATTGGTTGGGGTTGGTTGtgtaatttgggggaggggaccaaacatcaaggtcatcggtgccatcggattagggaagggtggggaaggaagtcggccgtggcctttcaaaggaatcatcccaacatttgcctgaagcgatgtagggaaatcacggaaaacctaaatcaggttggccggacgcgggtttgaaccgtcgtcatcccgaaggcgagtccagtgtgctaaccactgtgccacctcgctcgatccgACACTGGTTGTTCCATGCATCGTACGATACACGTGGAGGGAAATTTCAGGGCATCTAATGTGCCTAAAgaaaattgttttatgtaaatgaaaCAGTGCTACATCCGCCTCTGTAGTTAGTTTATCAATAAAACGTTTAGCGcttatgtaaaaattttaaaatatctatTTTGGCGTTTGCGCATGTTCTCCGCTATGCACTCTTTCTCATTCGATCTTGAGGAAActattcgatttaaaaaaaaaaaatcaaatcttaGAATCTGATATCACAGCTTGATAACTAACCGGTTTTCTTTTCGCTGTTGTCTATAATTACTCCGAAATTAAGTAAAACACAGTGCATATTTTGACAAGTTTGCAGTTGAAAATGTAGTCGCTGGTCAGTTATATCGGGTGCATGTTAGGTCATACAATGCTGCGTGCCATATGAAGGTCGAGATACTTTTAACGCTGGCAGGCCAGACACCCCTCTTTCCAGTCTCGAGTAAATCTGTAtatgtaaaaggcaatgtcctggctAAGTCACTCTTCATCGCTCAGTCCAAacagctaaggacagaaacttaaaatttgaAGGTGTCAACAAAGTTCCTGGGTCTACTTGTTAATAGCAATCTAAACTAGTCCTTAAACATTCcttacctatttaaaaaaaatgagctCAGCAATTTACGCAATTCGTGCGATTGCTTCCGTCAGTGACTTAAATACTTTGAAAGCTGCCTATTTTTGTTATTTTCGTGCCCTGATGGCctatggaattatattctggggaaaCTAGCCAAAGGCAAACAAAATCCTCATAGCCCAAAGAAGAGTCATTAGGATTCTGTGTGGTGTCAATTACAGACATTCCTGCAGGAAACTCTTCCAAGAGCTGAGAATACTCACAACAGTATCACAGTACATTTTCTCTCTCATGTGTTTCTTGTGTCAAAACCATTCCCTTTTTGAAATGAACAGCATGTATCATAACTATGACACTAGGGTAAGAAATGATCTACATCTTGAACAAAAGAATCTAAGTATGGTAGAAAAAGGAGTACACTACTcttgcacaaaaatatttaatcctctccctcaggcaataaaaatgtcagttactGATCCACCTACTTTTAAAGATCAACTTAAACAATATCTTCTAAGTAAAACCATTTACTCACTGAACAAATTTATGTATGAGAATATATGAATTGATTTTGATGTATTGTAAGTCTGTTCaatgtaatttgtaactttttacaaaaaaacaattcttgtaaatattttttctatgtaatatattaTTCATTGTACAACCTATTATTATAAACAAATGTCTCAAATCTATGTAAATGACACGTTCTACACCCAAGCGATTTATCGCTAACGGgtctacagaaaataaataaattatactgtaggtgtcgtttaagaagggacttttcgaaattccaactctaagggggtgaaatagtggagaagtttttttttaaaaaaaaaacatcgttattaaggcagttttgaagctagacctacgaaaattggtattcgatttctcagttaaaaataaagtaatacgtgtttcagcatttctggaaatttaaccctatgaggatgaaggcagcagaggatcaagtaggtaaaaagacgagtaatacgtgtttcagcatttctggaaatttaaTCCTATgaggatgaaggcagcagaggatcaagtaggtaaaaagacgagggctagtagaaatccttggataacagaagatatattgaatttaattgatgaaaggagaaaatacaaaaacgcagtaaatgaagcaggcaaaaaagaatacaaacgtctcaaaaatgagatcgacaggaagtgcaaaatggctaagcagggatggctggaggacaaatgtaaggaagtagacgcttatctcactaggggtaagatagatactgcctacaggaaaattaaagagacctttggagaaaggagaaccacttgtacgaatatcaagagctcagatggaaatccagttctaagcaaagaagagaaagcagaaaggtggaaggagtatatagaggctctatacaagggcgatgatcttgaggacaatattatggaaatgggagatacgatactgcgtgaagagtttgactgagcactgaaagacctgagtcgaaacaagcacccaggagtagacaacatcccattagaactactgacggccttgggagagccagtcctgacaaaactctaccactggtgagcaagatgtatgagacaggcgaaataccctcagacttcaagaagaatattataattccaatcccaaagaaagcaggtgttgccagatgtgaaaattaccgaactatcagtttaataagtcacagctgcaaaatactaacgcgaattctttacagacgaatggaaaaactggtataagccgagcttggtgaagatcagtttggattccgcagaaatgttggaacacgtgaggcaatactgaccctacgacttatcttagaaaatagattaaagaaaggcaaacctacatttctagcatttgtagacttagagaaagcttttgacaacgttaactggactactctctttcaaattctcaaggtggaaggggtaaaatacaggaagcgaaaagctatttacaatttgtacagaaaccagatggcagatataagagtcgaggggcatgaaagggaagcagtggttgagaagggagtgagacagggttgtagcctgtccccgatgttattcaatctgtatattgagcaagcagtaaaggaaacaaaagaaaaattcggagtaggtattaaagtccattgagaagaaataaaaacgttgaggttcgccgatgacattgtaattctgtcagagacagcaaaggacttggaagagctgttgaacggaatggacagtgtcttgaaacgaggatataagatgaacatcaacaaaagcaaaacgaggataatggaatgttgtcgaattaagtcgggtgatgctgagggaattagattaggaaatgagatacttaaagtagtaaaggagttttgctatttggggaggaaaataactgatgatggtcgaagtagggaagatataaaatgtagactggcaatggcaaggaaagcgtttctgtagaagagaaatttgttcgagtatagatttaagtgttaggaagtcctttctgaaagtatttgtaaggagtgtagccatgtatggaagtgaaatatggacgataaataatttggacaagaagagaatagaagctttcgaaatgtagtgctacagaagaatgctgaaaattagatgggtagatcacataactaatgaggaggtactgaataggattgggaaaaagaggagtttgtggcacaacttgacaagaagaagggaccggttggtaggacatgttctgaggcatcaagggatcacaaatttagcattggagggcagcgtggagggtaaaaatcgtagagggagaccaagagacgaatacactaagcagattcagaaggatgtaggtttcagtaagtactgggagatgaagtagcttgcacaggatagagtagcatggagagctgcatcaaaccagtctcaggactgaaaacaacaacaacatgaggatgAAATAGTGGTTGAACGCTTTTTTGAGTATATCATTattgaagaactactaaagtatttttaaaaactGCTTCTATGAACAACggcatttgacttctcggttacaaattaaaaaatacgtgtttcagggtCTTTGGAAATTGAACACGTAAGGAGACGAAATGGGGAATgagatattttatgaaaatatttttttatgaaaccatttataaagctaaatctatgaatattttaaatttggcttctcagttagaaataaaaaaatacatgtttcactgtttttggaaattcgactcCTGTCATCGCCCAGGCCAAACCGATAACGAtcttatactgtatgcattgtttaAGAAGGTATTGTGCGAAATTCAACTCCACAGGGGGTTAATAGGTAATGAAAGGCTGTTTGAAAGTATGTTACTATTAatagaattttgaagctagaactatgaaaactggtatttgctttctccgacagaaataaaaaataggtgtttcaggattttttggaaattcaaccactatgggcataaaatagtaggtgaaagatttttttgaaaataaataattattaaaggactactaaaggatttttaagactACATCTATgataattggtatttgacttctcggttagaaattaaaaaaaacatttttcagtgtttctggaaattcaatccctcagggagtgcaataggggatgaaaatttttaagaaaatatttcgttacattaaaaagaatttaaactaaatttgtgaaaattgttatttcatttCTCGGATAGATACaaggaaatatttgttaggggatgaaagttgctacgcaaatatctccacaagaacgcaaaagactGTGGACTTCAGCTAGCAGAGTCACTttgtggtcagaagtacattcgggaaaGACTATGCTTatgtggccttaattagcgtgaaaaggttGGAAGGTGTTGCAGTtagtgaacaatataaaaattcaattaaactaaaacaaaaaatctctgcaAGTCATAcaatctacgcgagcgaagcagcgggcgctgagATAATACGTAATATATTTGCAAATTGTCTGTGATTAAGTTGCCAGCGACGCGCCATACGCGTTGATCAGTATTGCCGCTTGCTGAGACTTGTTGCTTGTGATTTGCTGACGAGTCATATTTtgtgaaataatattttgttgGTAAGTTTCTGCATTTGCTGTTCTTTGTATTTGGCGATTTTACAGTGTTTAAAGACAAAATTTTCTAGCCACATTACCTGCGACTATTCCTTGTCATATACAATTGCATATGCCTCGTTTTGTCCTTCAATAATGATGGTATTTATGTGATGATCGTTAATTTGCTTTCGACAGCAGTGTTaaagtttctttctctgttttGCTTTGTAGGCTGtgtgtgtctgtttatgtgtgtacacCATCAATCTTCAACGAGAAAGGTACCGCTTCGTTAAAAGTAGTCCGTTGGACTACTTAGCGTCATCATACGTTCTTAAGAAGTTTAGTCCATTATCCGTTATAAGACATGAAAGTGAAAATTATGCAGGTTATGAATAACTGAAATAAGCAACACTTTCGTACATTTTCCGTGAAAATGTAAACTGTGCGTCGTACAGAAATGATGAAAGACGGACGTAAAGTACAATATAGGAATGCTAGACAATcgaattttgatcttctgatctaaATAATAAAGTAGACTAGGATTTGAGCTCTAGGTAAGGTATAGCCTGGATTTTGAAAGGCCGTCACAAAAAACTAAAATTCATATAAAAGGGACTTACGTGCATGTTTTCGTCGCGCTAACTGTTAATATTTCCGCGCGGTCAGAACAGATGAATGTCGCAGGGCGTCAGAAATAAGCACGAAACGGGCCGCAATACAAGTTATTATGGCGGAAGGGAATGGGGAGAACGAAAAGCCGTTTTCCCATAGCAATCTGCCTCGTAAGAATGGAGAAATCGAAGGAGAggtggaaagtgaagaagaagagaaCCCTATTAAACTAGACCTAGGTTTAGGTAACGAACATAAAGTCGACAAAAGAGCTGTTTCGGAACAAGTTCGAGGGACAGAACATCATTCATCCACAACAGGTTGAGTGTGTCTTCTATCACcaagatttgttttattttgttgccgAAATAGTCATCAATATCGCGCAATGTTTTAACCACTCAACTAACATTTAGTTTAGTGAAGAGAGTGTTAAGAAATAATGAAAAGCTTAAGACGGGAGCTGTCTAATCTTTATTAGGAACCCCCACGTAGGTTTACTATTGTATTAATATACCGTTCTAAATGCTTTCAGGTTCTAGCGACACGCCAAAGAGAGAGGAAAATCCATTTTCGTTCAAGCACTTCTTGAAAAGAGACAGCGGAAGTACCAGTTACCAGAACACAGGAGCTAGACCGAAGATTTATAGAACAACTCCACCAAATAACTTCGAAGATAAAGGCCAAGAGGGGGTTTCGACAGAAAGAGATTCACCATCGTATAATAGAAATGCTTCATCAAGAAGCGTTGGTAATCCTgagctgtcatcagttttacctgacTTTGTTCAGGATCATTTGATCATGGAGCAATGTTATCTTAACCACAGCAGTAATATAAGTTCACCACACATTACTGCTAATCTAGAGAGCTTTCCAGATTTTACATTCAAGAATACTTCACCAAGAGAGTCAATAATATCTGATAGTTCAGGTAGAGAACAGAGAGAATGGGAAGAACCAAAGACTAATGAATCCAGTTTGGTATCAGACATTCAGTgtgacctgactggtataccagaACAGGCAAAATCCAGAATTTGTACGGTGCCTCTAGATTTGCCAAATTTTAGCCGGAATGTAGTGAATGGCACAAGTCGACCCCTAGTTCCTGGTGATGTG
It includes:
- the LOC126253321 gene encoding uncharacterized protein LOC126253321 — its product is MAEGNGENEKPFSHSNLPRKNGEIEGEVESEEEENPIKLDLGLGNEHKVDKRAVSEQVRGTEHHSSTTGSSDTPKREENPFSFKHFLKRDSGSTSYQNTGARPKIYRTTPPNNFEDKGQEGVSTERDSPSYNRNASSRSVGNPELSSVLPDFVQDHLIMEQCYLNHSSNISSPHITANLESFPDFTFKNTSPRESIISDSSGREQREWEEPKTNESSLVSDIQCDLTGIPEQAKSRICTVPLDLPNFSRNVVNGTSRPLVPGDVLPFDLPLVGEASGDSSVAADSLSTRNGASVAEVGVSKSLPDFLSDGPIHSGRHNDTEASDSLTSEFSRNSISTPHTPEGQLQRLQLENERLQREIEASRRQLLEQTRRVQTLEKELQAMQSNEAEGNASLEKAIEQVEDDLKRTTRRAVAAENAVSRLKQENKSLQDEILQLRQENRELRYGGGAAAASAGSSSFLSTEEQAQRLAQELRSAAGSAEASLRQLLTGVNNLRMIASTVENMHRIHDRTGDFLDIDDESGPAL